Within Sander lucioperca isolate FBNREF2018 chromosome 22, SLUC_FBN_1.2, whole genome shotgun sequence, the genomic segment TTCATAAACTTCTGTAATAAAATGAGAGGATGACAccagaaatgaaaaaataaatgtcattttGGGGTTAATTATCagaattctattttttttttaaatcaaacttaATCCTTGGCGTGACATCCTGGTAATTTCAAGAAAAGagtgatatcattttaaatcaaGGGAAACCTCCAATCATGTTATGCATACTAAAGGCAATACCATCATCTGCTGTCGTCAATATGAGAATCAAAAAGTAATCTAGGTATAATGAGAGGAGCAGATTTCTATTTCTAATGGTGACAGCAAGACCTCACTTTACATAACAGTGTTTTATAATGGCCACATGAACAAGTCAGTGCCTTGTAAGCCTTGGTCACctattaggggtggggggggaatcaatacagcatagtatcgcaatattttccgtggcaatactgtatcgattcacagacgccaagtatggatcttttattatttattattatgtgttggtcagtttgtctgcttgacaatcccatttcgCAGCAAAACATTTGGagtgagatgaacaaagagaaatgtatctttttagataaaacacatgttgacaaagtttccttttggggacatcatttgaaattgtaaaaaaaggtaataaatagCATATCTCAGAATATTGCAAAATGTTTCAAATCGTAATAATATGgtatcatgacataagtattgtgatatcgtatcgtgaggcctgtTTTTGTACTGGTGTTATCAATAGGATTTTCTTCTGACTCTATCCTGTCTCTTGTTCAGGTTCTCTACGGGAAGGTGAGCGTCCGCTGTTTTGACAAGCTGGAGGATACCCTGACAGTCAGCACCGTCCCACCTGATTTTGAGCCTGCGTTGGCTCCGTCCCAGATGGCCTCCCAGTGGCGCTCCGTGCTCCGCTCCGTCGTTGAGTACTCGGAGAACAGCGGACCGTGCCTTCTTACTCCTCTGCGGGATAACCTCCACCAGATCGACACAGTGGAGGGGCCGGCTGCTTTCCTGGATATCCTGGCACCTCCGTACAATCCAGATGACGGGCGGGACTGTCACTATTACAAAGTCCTGCAGACTGTGGCAGAGGGGGAAACGGATGAAAAGAGCAACGAGGAGCAGcagggagaggagaaggagaaagaagaCGTGGCATGGCTGCTAGAAATCCCTCAGCCAGAGGACTTCTGGTGTGGTGGGGAACCCTACCCAGGCCCTGCAGTTTCCTTTTGAATGAAGCCTCTGATCAGAGGAACTATTCTGCCATATATGACaatgataaaatagtcatatcCTTCCATCCACAAGGGGAGACTTAGTTTTTTTCATTATTACCTGGGACTCAAAGTGATTGGTTGCCTTGCTCAGGGATGCTACAGCAGGGCAGAGGCTTATAGAAACAGGGACTTCAACTCTGACACCCTACAGAGAATAGGGACCAATGAACTGCCTTCCACAAATTGACAATAATCTTGTCAGTACTGAGAAAAGAGTTGACACAAGGAATTTGCATTCCTAATATGGTATATTTTCTTTGGACCATTTTGTTGCCTTGTACACACATGAATGTCTTTAGCCAAATGTTCTGTAAATGGCGAGGTGTAGCTTTCCAAACCTGTGAGGCTTGGAAAgccttttacacattttttcactctgcTACAGAAGACTTTCACATCGTGATGTGTCTTAATGCCAAAATCTGAGGCTCAACACTGACCTGCCTTATTTGTGAAGATAGAATGTATACTTATTAAGAGTGCCATTTGTATTGTACACACTCATTTCTATTTCCAAagtgcacacactacattataTAGTCTactttaattgtattttgtgtttaacTTATTCCAGATAACATGGTTCCTACACAGCTCTGGTCAGTTAAGGGACATTAAGATGATGTTGAGCTACTTCTACATATTCTGGGATGTATTATACTGTCATTTCACCTACTTTAACTTGATCCAGAGTGGTATGGCTTatataatgcatcatatttaaGACTGACCAAAGTCTTCAAACCCAGTCCAAAAGAgtctataaaaatatattttaaaatgatagTTGTGATAGAAAACTTAAACATGTTATAAAGCCAACACACTTACACTTTCTTTACTACCTTTTACATGTAGCTTTAAAAACCTTATATCATTCTAATCTGTATGTTACATTACTTTAGCTTATATTTTTGCAGCTAAACAGCTCCTTTGGCCTATGTTAAGACACACAGGTCTATGTTCCAGTTTGACTCTAGCTGCATTTCGACACAAGGTTCTTGGGTCTTTTACGTTCCTGCGGTCGAAACACGGCTAATGATTCCGTTACTGTGATGTTGAATGTATGTGGGACAATAAAATAGATGGGAATAATCATGGAACATCTAGTTTGTAGTCTGGTCGTTTTGTTGATTTCTTCTTCAGCACAACGACCTCTGGGACACTGACACTGGTTCAACGTTGTGGCTTATAATTTATCTTTTCATATATAAAAGTTTTCCATGGGTCAAAATAAGTTCAAAGAATACAATTGGATTAATTTTACTAAAACATCCAGTCTAAAGTTGAATACGTTTTCAGTTTTTCTTCGAGGTCTGTCTAATCCTTGTGAAATTACGAGATGTCAGTGGACCTATTTCATGGCAGGCGTGTTGTcataggcaaggcagctttatttatatagcacattccagcaacagggcaattcaaaacattaaagagcagttcaaaacgattaaaagattaaaaacataACATACGAGAATTACATTTACAGTGCactataagaaatgaacaattatttaaagaaaggcaacatcaaaaagaaaggtcttcagccttgatttaaaggtccaatgtgtaggaatttctcccatcatcttgagatcatatatcaatcaactctctcgcaccacgcagttcaaagtatgtattacagctacggtagccttcacgcttcaaaaagccgctctcttgctcttttcaatatcctttttctttttccgggctaagaagaagactcctgttcctgaaatttggattttgaatatgtgtggtcctccatgtttccttcttcaaacttgccgggccGGGAAGCTaagatacccattagcagcagctgtgagtttatcatgtgacagcaaaaacgtgaaaggcggagcagtatgtcctgtatttcccttaccagctaacgtatttcaagatggagcatgaatatggagcgtctaccccagttcatgctaatgcaaatgtaaaatttcaagccaaaaggaatacttggaattgatggtggtaaatattcatgaaaaaggacaagtttgtgaacaggcaacacagattttgataatgaacaactaaacacgttacacactggacctttaaaaggaacagagttgcggcagacctgcagttttctgggagtttcttccagatatgtggagcatataGCAGGAAAAACAGGTGTAATTAAtgacatataataataattataataatgatGGTCCTGTTCCATTTGTGTTCAAGTTAGCCAGCATGCATAATATCAGTGTTTTGGAACTGGTACAcctaaatgggtgaattaatgtaattaatTACACCTTGTTTATGCTGCTACGACATCTGCTGTGAAGAAGGTCCATTCTGGTTTAAAATGTGTATCAACACACTGGCTGTTGCATACAGATGGATTGGAGACACTACTGAACAGGAAGCAAGCTGTTTCTCTGCAATGCTTTCCCTAATCGTGATCAAATTTGTTTATACATCTTTGGTGTTATGGTTGGTTTTCCTTTGAACTGCTTTTGCACATTGATAAAGACATGTTTGAGCTCTGTAGGTCAagacaaacacaacaaatataatctgccctgtttcagccaacactattattatttttatctcAATGAAGTTGATCCAATCAGTAGACCTACTAGGAAGCCCGGAGACCCCACAGCAGCCACACATTCATTCTACAAAAGTGTCTACAAAAATCTAAACATGTGTTAACAATAGAGTGCACATGCTCTGACCCCTATACCCATTTTGAAGTACACTCTTATGTTATGTCAGAGCacttaaaacatttttctaaataaaaaaaaaaaaatcatagagcACACTTACACCTTTTTTACAATGTAAAAGGACAGgtataaacatttattttttaattccaAATCATGGTTTAAATAATAGTCTGTCTAATTGCTTGTGTTCTGTAGACTCTATTGTAAAGCTGTGTTGAGCAGAGCCCATCCCTGCAATCCCCTATCATACTTATTAAGCTGAAGGATAATATAAGTAATAAGGCGGTGgccaaactatgaaaataaagCCCAAGTTGTCAAAACCAAATCACTGAACTAAGACTCTCTACTATATGCTATTAGTTTTCTACCGTTGTTCCACTATCACAACGGTTATGACATGTTAATGCCAATAGTAGGCGAAGGATCCGACTGTAGACCTCACGTCTGTGatagggctgcaccatatgaggaaaatatgccataACGTTGGATATTGCGATAagaatattacttgcgataaacaaGACATTAAAACGTATTCTGTTCTGCTGCTTTTAGTATTCTGCCAAAATAGCCTACAGCgaatgcttgttgaatttaaaacaaatgaaaggaaatcatttcccctcacttttattgaacattgaattgaatataaaaggccctactgaaaaaacattttaaagtgcagttttataCTGATattactaaaaaaaataaaatctgcctTTCGCAATATCTCGTGGTGTGtgtattgcgccagttgatattgcaatgaaaaaaaaacatatactgtgcagccctagtgtgtgaGCCAATAGGAAGAGAGTAAAGACTGTAAAGGTGAGGTGCAACACCTCCTTTGCTGCCACAAAAGCATTGGAGAAGCAGAGTTGTGATTTCCAGCACAACTTCACCCGCTTCCAATGTGCATGGAGAAGGAAAACAATCTGAAAAGGTCAAACTCCAGCAACACGTGTAGTATAAAGAACAACTTTTCTGTCGTTTCGGCTTTTGGTCTTTATCAGGGTCATGCAGAAAGAATAAAAGCAAATAGCTTTACTTTTACACTGACTTTGTTCAGAATGAAGCGGTTAACATATGACTGAAATAAATGCCCACCTATAAGAAAGTGTAGTGTTCACGTTTTATTTAACGTTTTAACATTCGTGAGGGGTGAAACATATATTACTTTCTCATCCTAAGCGTAAAGgagtttaaaaatgaaaaataatgcaaacattttagtgttttatgtatttgtttttaaagatatgagtttacacacataaacacttcACTAAAACCAAACACTGACAACACAAGaggatatatattatattataatcagtgaaacatgttttcatagTTTGGACTACCATTAATGCTAGCTTGTCCTACACCTAACCCCACGTCAACCAGTGAGTTGATGTTAGATAAGGTCCAGATAACACCAAACACACTATAAGAAATGTTTAGCTTTAGTTTTTGGGATTGGTCCTGTGCTGCTGCCTGATAAACCATTACCACTATTTAAAGTCCTAAGTAGAAAAGGATGATCAAATCTAGTTAAATAAGGCTCTTAGGACAAAAAGTCCAGTAAAGAAAATAAGGGACATCATGCTAAGGGATCCATTGGCACACAGACCTGGGGTCCTTAGACCTGAGATCTGCAGTTGGACCCTCTTTAATGCTACACCCGACCAGGGGTCTTAAACGGTTTTTAAGACAatgaccccttaactgaaagagagacggagcagggaccccctactacatacgTATATTGTATTAAATGAAGTTGCACATTAAACttggcctacaataacatgtagggcagcctagagcctttatacatactatTTTGCATATAATACTAAGCtgttaaaatagcctaataattgttggaatgattttttataaatcatgttttaatgttaaacatgtggaacagtgaatccttaggatgagcTGTaactgtggatggccttagtgactaccttatctataggccagtaagcagtggggatttatatctGCTAATAATATGGATTCGTttgaagaattaaaaaaaaaaaaattataatttggaggcccccctgcaatGACTccgaggaccccctaggggtcccggaccccctgttgaagatcactGCACTAGAGTTTATTGTGAAAAGAAAAACGGTTGAATATTGCAacctaaacaaataaaagatgTGTTTATGTTATATTTAACGCttgaaaagaagaaataaagtaGAGGCAAATCCTTAAATCTGTGCAAGAAAACAGACAGAGGATTCACCTCCCAGCAGGACAATGACCCTCAAACAACGTCCAATCCAGACAGAGAACGCTTGGacgaaaagaagaggaaaaaggtCAACGAGCGGACAGGCCAAGTCTTCTCCCACACTTCAATACAATAGAGGATTTGTGGCTGGCCTTGAACAGTATTGTTAATTTGTGGTTCTCACTTAACCCTCCCGTTTTCCTGGGGTCAAatgtgacccattttcaaagtttcttgCTGAAAGAATTTTGGGGTTCTTTCAACCCAATTgtcaaaaaataacatggatggttccatacaatgctcttcacaagtaaaatgaagAATCGGATCAATACCTTCATTGAATATtgggtgttttcttttttttatagaatttgaaaaaaaacattgaaatggtttcaataCAGTTTCCTGACTAAATGTTTACAGATAGGCCTACTGGTCTGTGACTATCCACttaacatcctctgatcttaactattagtcataatacatacagtagtttatttattttttttactaaaaaatTAGGCATAATTTCAAATGAGGTTTGGACCCTggattccaaaaataagtgtaaaacttgTGGTAATAAATTTGGTTGAAGTTGGCTAACAAGATGTTACAGAATTGGGTGATCATTTTTACTTTATGCTTTATGAACAGGCAAAACAGACGGAggacaacataagggttaaTCTCGGTTAATATTTGAAGAAATCTGTTGTAGAAGCAGAAATTgaaataattttctttttatgtcaATAGAATACCCTCCAACAACTGGAAGAGCAAGTCTCATCCCAGCTACTGTGTCCATCAGCAACTATGTGTCCCTGACTAAAGATTCCTAGATTCTTTTGTTACACTCCATACCGGTTCACTCAATTTAAGTTCTTTcaagaaaaatataattttatacAGTGCGAATATTCATGTCTGTAtgttcacacatacacatgctttaGAAGCTGACATTGactgtcacttggctacacTGAGGCCCTGCAGATACTATGTGACACTGCCGGTCAGGTCAGTGGCTGTAGCTCATATTAAATGCAATTATCCTCAATTTCCAGTGTGAAGTCTATCAGGCCAGTTTATCAGCATGGAGGACTACTTGTGGTGCAGCTAGAACAAGAAAAGCCATTTATTGGTAGCCACTAGTACAGATTtcagatatgtgtgtgtcttttttcctTACTGTATATTCCCCACTGCTCGGAATGTCACAGTCACTAAAGACTGGTTATATGTATTAGGTAATGTTCCATGATCTGCTATCAGGCAGATTCAAAATCCTTCATTAATCCCCTCAACGGGGAAATTCACATGAATTAATAAACAACTCAGCCTATAGGACTGTCCACAACACTTGACTCCTATTTAGCATTCATAACCAATCATTGAATAAATGGTTTATAAAACACTAATGTAGTTGTATGCAGCCCTATGAATGAATTTGTTAACTGTAACTCCTCCTGTGGGCACCCAGAAGTGAAGGCTGCTGTACTG encodes:
- the adoa gene encoding 2-aminoethanethiol (cysteamine) dioxygenase a, which codes for MPRDNKTPLIQKIAKQAYITFKCLKSSANGDNKLVTDQHNELISLMTAVRAADLKIAPRKTKRSSGAAGLHNPPVTYMHICETEVFSMGVFLLRTGASIPLHDHPGMNGMLKVLYGKVSVRCFDKLEDTLTVSTVPPDFEPALAPSQMASQWRSVLRSVVEYSENSGPCLLTPLRDNLHQIDTVEGPAAFLDILAPPYNPDDGRDCHYYKVLQTVAEGETDEKSNEEQQGEEKEKEDVAWLLEIPQPEDFWCGGEPYPGPAVSF